One genomic segment of Myxococcales bacterium includes these proteins:
- a CDS encoding fumarylacetoacetate hydrolase family protein, whose protein sequence is MTRYARVSEDGLPIWLRIDDGMSLTHAPWVDESRERGKLESSSLPRLAPAEPTKIVCVGRNYSAHAKELGNEVPKEPLLFFKPPSSLLAAGGTVFLPRESERVEYEAELAVVVGKRGRRISRERAFDHVFGFTIACDVTARDLQKKDGQWTRAKGFDTFCPLGPELVTGIDPSSLSVQLRVNGQLRQDGNTRDMVFDIPALVAFISNAMTLEPGDLILTGTPEGVGPLAHADTVEVCLAELGSLGFDVATEPG, encoded by the coding sequence ATGACCCGCTACGCACGAGTTTCCGAGGACGGGCTCCCCATCTGGCTGCGAATCGACGACGGCATGAGCCTCACGCACGCCCCCTGGGTCGACGAGAGCCGCGAACGCGGCAAGCTCGAGTCGAGCTCGCTCCCCCGACTGGCACCGGCAGAGCCGACCAAGATCGTGTGTGTCGGCCGCAACTACAGCGCCCACGCCAAGGAGCTGGGCAACGAGGTGCCGAAAGAACCGCTCCTGTTCTTCAAGCCACCCTCATCGCTGCTCGCCGCCGGCGGCACGGTGTTCTTGCCCAGGGAGAGTGAGCGGGTCGAGTACGAAGCGGAGCTGGCTGTCGTGGTCGGCAAACGCGGACGGCGCATCTCACGCGAGCGTGCATTCGATCATGTCTTTGGTTTCACCATCGCGTGCGACGTCACCGCGCGCGATCTGCAGAAGAAGGACGGACAGTGGACCCGCGCCAAGGGCTTCGACACGTTCTGTCCGCTCGGGCCCGAGCTGGTGACAGGCATCGATCCAAGCTCGCTCTCGGTGCAGCTGCGGGTGAACGGTCAACTGAGACAGGACGGCAATACACGGGACATGGTCTTCGACATCCCCGCGCTGGTTGCGTTCATCTCCAACGCCATGACCCTCGAGCCCGGCGACCTGATCCTGACCGGTACTCCAGAGGGGGTAGGCCCGCTCGCGCACGCCGACACGGTGGAGGTTTGCCTCGCGGAGCTGGGCAGCCTCGGCTTCGACGTCGCGACCGAACCCGGCTGA
- a CDS encoding GNAT family N-acetyltransferase — protein sequence MTEPTAAASAQRFLLRDGRAARIRPATPDDAAKIVALGTALAADGAGMVTDQGQVRDEPAERRKLEDSARTARGGRLALCLVAELEGTPEPSLGLGELRQLEPARCTHVGIVALGVHPTFQRQGIGRALFGRLVALADAAALVRLELYVRADNHRAQALYREFGFVHEGTRERFVRLDDGRLIDDYIFARFKP from the coding sequence ATGACCGAGCCTACGGCAGCCGCCAGTGCACAGCGGTTCTTGCTGCGGGACGGACGCGCAGCGCGGATCCGCCCGGCAACACCCGATGACGCTGCGAAGATCGTCGCCCTTGGCACTGCGCTCGCCGCAGACGGCGCGGGCATGGTCACCGACCAGGGACAGGTGCGCGATGAACCGGCCGAGCGGCGCAAACTCGAGGACAGCGCGCGGACCGCACGTGGCGGGCGGCTCGCGCTGTGTCTCGTGGCGGAGCTGGAGGGAACCCCGGAACCGAGCCTGGGCCTGGGCGAGCTGAGACAGCTCGAGCCCGCGCGCTGCACCCACGTGGGGATCGTCGCGCTCGGGGTCCACCCCACGTTTCAGCGACAGGGCATCGGGCGGGCGCTGTTCGGTCGACTGGTCGCGCTGGCCGATGCCGCTGCCCTCGTCCGCCTCGAGCTGTACGTGCGCGCGGACAACCATCGCGCGCAGGCGCTGTACCGGGAATTCGGTTTTGTGCACGAGGGGACCCGCGAGCGCTTCGTGCGCTTGGACGACGGCCGGCTGATCGACGACTACATCTTCGCGCGCTTCAAGCCCTGA
- a CDS encoding DJ-1/PfpI family protein, whose protein sequence is MARVLMPLPDVDFDPTEVAAPWSVLSEAGHEVVFATASGDAGRADPRVLNGVIFGQLGAEPDARALYAKLETAPEFARPLSWSELAEVDVDAVLLPGGHAQGMRPYLESREVQAAVLAHWQAERPIAAICHGVIVLARTLDPTSKHSVLRGRRSSCLPKYMERIAYYSTAWRLGRYYRTYPEYVEDEVKRALGPDGHFERGPFTLFQKGTRSNDGAAFVVEDGNYLSARWPGDAYAIGKRLAERLATTEARQAE, encoded by the coding sequence ATGGCCCGAGTCTTGATGCCGCTGCCGGACGTGGACTTCGATCCAACCGAGGTCGCAGCGCCGTGGAGCGTGCTCTCGGAGGCCGGACACGAGGTCGTGTTCGCGACGGCTTCCGGCGACGCCGGGCGCGCGGATCCGCGCGTGCTGAACGGCGTGATCTTCGGTCAGCTCGGGGCGGAGCCGGACGCGCGGGCGCTGTATGCAAAGCTCGAAACCGCTCCAGAGTTCGCGCGTCCGCTGTCGTGGAGCGAGCTCGCCGAAGTCGACGTCGACGCCGTCCTTCTTCCAGGGGGTCATGCCCAGGGCATGCGGCCGTACCTGGAGAGCCGCGAGGTTCAGGCCGCAGTGCTCGCTCACTGGCAAGCGGAGCGACCGATTGCGGCCATCTGCCACGGCGTGATCGTGCTCGCTCGCACGCTCGACCCGACCAGCAAACACTCCGTGCTGCGCGGTCGAAGGAGCAGCTGCTTGCCGAAGTACATGGAGCGCATCGCGTATTATTCGACCGCCTGGCGACTCGGTCGTTACTACCGAACTTATCCCGAGTACGTCGAGGACGAGGTCAAGCGCGCGCTTGGCCCGGACGGTCACTTCGAGCGCGGACCGTTCACCTTGTTTCAGAAGGGCACCCGCTCCAACGATGGCGCGGCGTTCGTGGTCGAGGACGGAAACTACCTGTCGGCGCGCTGGCCTGGCGACGCGTACGCGATCGGAAAGAGGTTGGCCGAGCGGCTGGCAACGACGGAAGCGAGGCAAGCAGAATGA
- a CDS encoding aldo/keto reductase, with translation MSDFNGKIVFGRTGLHVGRLGVASGYGVPAAALEEAFERGVNYFYWGSRRTAEMATAIRNIAKRDREALVVCLQSYSRAGFWLKRSITKALKEAKLDYADVLLLGWYNDPPPARIMDAATDLVASGLVRHIAISSHRRTMFPPLVDDQRVGVWQLRYNAVHRGAEREVFAALDGLDLNKRPGVITYTTTRWGHLLDPKRTPAGEVTPTGADCYRFAMSHPHVDVVMSGPADTEQMREALRSLELGRMDDEELARMRRIGDAIYGKDRTSKVRD, from the coding sequence ATGAGCGACTTCAACGGCAAGATCGTGTTCGGGCGGACGGGGCTGCACGTGGGCCGATTGGGGGTGGCGTCGGGATACGGGGTGCCCGCCGCGGCGCTCGAAGAAGCCTTCGAACGAGGCGTGAACTACTTCTACTGGGGGTCCCGTCGCACGGCGGAGATGGCGACGGCCATCCGCAACATCGCCAAGCGGGATCGCGAGGCGCTGGTCGTCTGCTTGCAGAGTTATTCGCGCGCTGGCTTCTGGCTGAAGCGCTCCATCACCAAGGCCTTGAAAGAGGCCAAGCTCGACTACGCCGATGTGCTCCTGCTCGGCTGGTACAACGATCCACCCCCCGCGCGCATCATGGACGCGGCGACCGACCTCGTCGCCTCCGGCTTGGTGCGCCACATCGCGATCTCCAGTCATCGACGCACGATGTTCCCGCCATTGGTCGACGATCAGCGGGTCGGCGTCTGGCAGCTTCGTTACAACGCTGTGCACCGCGGGGCCGAGCGTGAGGTGTTCGCCGCGCTCGACGGCCTGGATCTGAACAAACGCCCGGGCGTCATCACCTACACGACCACGCGCTGGGGCCACCTCCTCGATCCCAAACGCACGCCCGCTGGAGAGGTCACACCCACGGGCGCCGACTGCTACCGGTTCGCGATGTCACACCCCCACGTCGACGTCGTGATGAGTGGCCCCGCCGATACCGAGCAGATGCGCGAGGCGCTCCGCTCCCTCGAGCTCGGGCGCATGGACGACGAGGAGCTCGCTCGCATGCGGCGAATTGGGGACGCCATCTACGGCAAGGATCGCACGAGCAAGGTCCGCGACTGA
- a CDS encoding SUMF1/EgtB/PvdO family nonheme iron enzyme has translation MLRPMGRRVLVGAGVLGALLAVAVVLFVARRERTDPARCPEGLVARGFRCCAEGQTFARGACTGAPLVCPAGLGRTPKGCVVAATRVRIPAGTLTLSPSDWEAEGVVAPRTLTLPDFELDTAEVTHLRWAACATSGACRALATTEPGLPVTHVSADEAEKFCRTLDGHLPTADEHLFAAAGSAGRRFPWGQSGLVCRRVSFGLVEGPCASGASGPELAGARPDGRTPEGVFDLAGNVAEWTREPDGSVRARGGSFRSRVAGELKSWSEEQLQGPAAHVGFRCAYAVAAGAPPH, from the coding sequence ATGCTGCGTCCAATGGGCCGCCGGGTGTTGGTCGGCGCCGGCGTACTCGGCGCGCTGCTCGCCGTTGCGGTCGTGCTCTTCGTGGCGCGCCGGGAACGAACCGATCCCGCGCGCTGCCCAGAAGGTCTCGTCGCCCGCGGTTTTCGTTGTTGCGCCGAGGGCCAAACCTTCGCTCGCGGTGCGTGCACCGGCGCACCGCTCGTGTGCCCAGCGGGGCTCGGGCGAACTCCCAAGGGGTGTGTCGTGGCCGCGACCCGCGTGCGCATCCCGGCCGGTACACTCACCCTCTCGCCGAGCGACTGGGAAGCAGAAGGCGTCGTTGCACCCCGCACGCTCACCCTTCCCGACTTCGAGCTAGACACCGCCGAGGTCACCCACCTCCGCTGGGCTGCTTGCGCCACCAGCGGCGCCTGCCGCGCACTCGCCACGACCGAGCCTGGCTTGCCGGTGACTCACGTCAGCGCCGACGAGGCCGAGAAGTTCTGCCGCACCCTCGACGGGCACCTGCCAACCGCCGACGAACATCTGTTCGCCGCCGCCGGCAGCGCGGGCCGCCGATTTCCTTGGGGACAATCCGGCCTCGTGTGCCGGCGTGTGAGCTTCGGCCTCGTCGAGGGCCCCTGCGCGAGCGGCGCGTCCGGCCCCGAGCTCGCCGGAGCGCGCCCCGATGGACGCACCCCGGAGGGTGTGTTCGATCTCGCGGGCAACGTCGCGGAGTGGACGCGAGAGCCGGATGGCAGCGTCCGCGCGCGCGGCGGCAGCTTTCGCTCCCGCGTCGCGGGGGAGCTGAAATCGTGGTCGGAAGAGCAGCTGCAAGGACCAGCCGCACATGTAGGATTTCGCTGCGCGTATGCCGTCGCCGCGGGGGCGCCGCCGCACTAG